DNA sequence from the Longimicrobiales bacterium genome:
TCCGCCTCCGTCAGGTCCAGCTTCTGGAGGCTCGTGCCCATCGCGCCATCGAACACCAGGACGCGGCGCGCCAGCGTCTCGAGATAGGTCGGTCTGCTCATTGCTCTCTCCGGCGCACCCGCGCCGCCACGCGGCGGCAGATCCGCGACGTACTGTCGCCGCGACTGCCGCACAACAAAAAAAGCCCCGCAATCTGTGCGGGGCCGACGATACGAACGGTTCGGTTTCCCGGCACTTTAGCTTTTGGTCGGCGCCCCTCTCGAGGCGCCCGGCGGTAGCAAGCGGCCAGTCGCAAATCCATCCGCCGAACATCATATGTACGTCTATAGTAGGGGTGGCGGCATGGCGGGTCAACCGCCGAGCTGCGCCTCCACCTCATCTGCGGAGAGCGGCAGACCGCCCGTCAGCACGTCCGCCCCGTCGCCGGTCACCAGCACGTCGTCCTCCAGCCGCACGCCCATGCCGCGCAGCGCCGCCGGTGCCGACATGTCCCCCGCAGGGATGTACAGGCCGGGCTCCACCGTGAGGACCATGCCCTCCTCGAGGTCGATCGGCTGACCGCCCACGGCGTAACTGCCGGTATCGTGGACCTCGAGCCCCAGCCAGTGCGATATGCGGTGCGGGAAGTACCGGCGATACTCGCGCTTCTCCATGATGTCGTCGATCGTGCCGGCGAGCAGGTGCAGATCGATCATGCCCTGGGCCAGCACGCGCAGCGCCGCGTCCTCCGCGTCGCCCAGGCTGCGACCCGGACCGATGCACTCGATGAACGCACCGTGCGCCGCGACGACGGCGTCATACGCCGCACGCTGCTCTGGCGTGAACTTCCCGGCCACGGGCCAGGTGCGCGTGATGTCCGCGCAATACATCCGCGCGCGTGCACCCGCATCGACGAGCAGGAGATCGCCCGCGTGCAGCGCTGCTTCGTTGGACGTGTAGTGCAGCACGGTCGCGTTCGCGCCGGCGGCGGCGATGGTCGGGAACGCGGGACCGTGCGCACCGCGGCGCCGGAACCCGTACTCGATCCCGGCCTCCACTTCGTACTCGTGGCCGAGCGACGTCAGGCCGCGCGCGACATCGTCGAACGCCCTGATTGTGATGTCCGCCGCGGCGCGCATGGCGGCGATCTCCGTCGTGTCCTTGCGCACGCGCATCGGCGCGAGCAGCACGGACGGGTCGGTGACCGTGTGCACGCCGCGGCCCGTGCGCGGCCGCGACCGGCCGGCCTGTGCGAGCGCCTGACGCAGCGCGTCGTCGACTTCCGGACGTCCCGTCGCGAGTCGCGCGTACACGCGCTCGGCGTTCTCCAGCAGCTTCGGCACCCGGGACTGGAGGTCGGAGAGGGGATATGCCGCGTCCGCACCGAACCGTTCTTGCGCCGCTTCGACGCCGCCGCGCGCACCCGTCCACAGCTCCCGCTCCGCATCGCGCGGTCGCACGAACAGCGTGAACGCCTGCTCCGCCGAGCCGCACAGCAGCAGCACGGCCTGCGGCTCGGTGTAGCCGGTCAGATAGTAGAGGTCCGCGGCGGGCACGTACCGCACATCCGTGTCGCCGCCGACGAAGAGCTCCGGTGCCGCGGCCAGGATGAGAGCAGCGCCGTCGAGCGCGTCGAGCACGCGCGCACGGCGGGCCGCGAAGACATCGTTCGTCAGGAGAGTACGCGCTCGAGAGCCGTAGTCACGCGCGGGATCAGGTCCGACCAGTCCACGTCCGGCTGCTTCGTTACCGTCACGAAGTCCTCGACCATGAACACGTTCGTCACGCCATCGAGGTTGAACAGTGCCGCGGCCACCGGGTCGGCGGCAGCCTGCTGCGCGTTGTAGAACGAACGGGACGTATTGCCCTCGACCGTCTTCCGGCCGACGGTGAACTTGCCCGCATTCGGGTTGGGCGTCGCCTGAAACGATACCGTCATGTCAGTTCAGAACTCCTCCGGCTCCTCCCACGGAGCTTCCTCCCAGAACCGCTCCTCCTCCTCCTGGATCTCATCCAGGTCGAGCGGCTCGTCGACATCAATGTAGCCCGCGTCCTCGATCTGGCGCACCATGTCATCGGTCAGACCGTGCTCGGGCGGACCGAGGGCGCGGCTGCGCGTCGCGGTGTAAATGAACCCGCCGCTCAGGGCGAGGATGCCGAGGAGTATCGCAAGAGCCACGATGCGCTGGACAGGTTCAGGATCGCGTTGTGCAGTGGCGGGTCGGATTCCGGCGGCGGACGCCGGGGACCGACCGGGACACCACAGTAGTTGACCATCGCGAAAAAGTCGATCTCGGGCGGAGGGTCGGGCCGCGCACACGGTGTGGCGGCCCGGCCGTTCAGCTGCCGCCCTCGCTCTCCGCCTGGTGATCGCGGCAGAGTGTGGTCCACGGGATCAGCTCGAGGCGTTCCATGGATATCTCGTTGCCGCATTCGATACACTTGCCGAACTGGTCAGGCTCCTTGTAGAGGCGCCGGAGCGCCTCATCGATCTGCTGCAGGCGCTGTCCTTCCGCGCTCAGCATGAGCAGCGCCTTCTCCTGCTCCATCGTGTCCGTGCCTTCATCGGCCGGATGCTGCGTATACGACGTCAGGTCACCGTCCTCTTCCGTCGCCGTGCGGGTCGTCTCGTCGGAGCGCTGCAGTGCGCGTTCGGTGCGCGCGCGTTCCTCCAGCAGGCGCTGTTCGAGATGCTTCCGCTGTGCTTCCTTCATGTTGTCTCCACGATTTCATGCCGCGCGTGCGTCGCGCCGCTGTTTACGGGAGCGGCAACAACCGTTCCGATATCAGCGCGGCGGTCGGATCGGCGTGCCGAGCGGCTGGCGACGCCGCGGCCGGGGCGCCGGCTCGGGCTCCGCGGGTGCGGCCGTGTCCGCCTGCGCCCCGGCCGCGAGCGTATCCGGCCGCGCAGGCGCCTGCGCCGTCGGGGCCGGCCGGCGGGTGAAGCGGAACGGGCCGGCGGCGGTATCTGCGAACAGTGCGAGGAATTGCGGCGTGGCCGGACGGACATCGCTCAGGTCCGGGTCGCCGGGCAGACGCGTCCCGGCCGGTCGTACGGAGTCGCTCGACGCCAGCTCCGACGTGGCCGTCCCGGCGGCGCTGTCCGCGGCCATGGTATCGGCCACGGCCACCTGCGGATGAGCGACGAGCGACGACCGGGCGAAGCGGTCGGGCCCCTCCTGCGGGCTGTGGAACAACGCGAGCCAGCCGCTGTCCGGTGCGACCGGATCCGGCAGTGCCATCTGCGGATCGCGCGGCGGCAGCGGTGACAGGAAGCCGGGCACCGGAAATCGGGCGTCGCGGCGTGCCTCGAAACGGCCGTCCGCATCGGAGTCCCACGTCTCCAGCTCGATGATGCCGTCACTGTTCATGTCGTACAGCCGCTTGCGACCGACGTCATCGACGTAGACGACGTAGACCCGGCCGCCGTCACGCGTTTCCCACAGCGCCGTGTACAGCTCGACCGGCTGTTCGGGATCGCCGCAGTGCGCGGTGCGCGCGCCCGCGAACAGCAGTGTGCCGGTCTCCGGCGCGCGCGCCTCCGGCATCTCGATGACGGTCGGGAACGTCGGCGGGCTCGGGGCCGGCCGGGTCTCGATCAGCGCGGGATCGACATGCACCCTGAGCAGGCCGGTCTGCCGCTCGCGCGTCGACGCGTTGCGGAACGAATAGAAGATCCGGATGTCGGAGAGCGTCTGCGCGTCGAACTGCGGCGCGGACGTGAATTCCGGGATCTGCGCGCCCTGCGTGAAGCAGTAGTACGGCGGCAGGTCGGGCTCCAGGTAGATCGTATCGAGGCCAGGCAGGACCTCCGTCTGCACGGCCGGCTCGAGCTCCGTGCGCTGGATGGGGATCCGGTAGCGACGCAGCGGCACACCCGCAGTCACACCCGGCTCCACGCGTCCGCGCGGCGTCGAGATGCGGAATTGCGGCGGGACGCTCAGTACCACCTCGGTCGTGCGCACGGTCTGCGCGCCGACGTTCCGCACCGCGAGCGGGACTGGAAAGACTACGCCGCCGGCAGCCGTGCGGCGCGGCTGTACCGTGATCTCCGCGACGGCGCTGTCGCCCGCGATCGCGAGCAGCTCCAGCTGCGCGGGAAGCGGCCGCAACGGTCCGATCCAGTACGCCGCGATCAGCAGCGAACCCGCAATCAGCAGGAGCACGGCCCAGCCGCGCCCGATCCTGATACCGAAGCGTTGTGCTCTGTTACCCATGATCGTGCTCATGTCGCACGGCGCATGCCGGCGCTGCCCTGGTGCGCGCCGTCACGCGACGTACTTGAGTCCGCTGCCCGTGATGAACAGCACGATCTCCTCGTCCGGCGAGAGCAGGCCGAGCCGGATCAGGTGCGGTACCGCGGCCGCGGCCGCGCCGCCCTCGGGCGCAGCGAACACACCTGTCGCCGCGCCGATCGTGCGTACAGCCTCCCTCATCTCCTCGTCATCGATCGCGATCGCAGCGCCGTCCGAGGCGCGGATCGCGTCCAGCATGAGGAAGTCGCCCACAGCGCGCGGGACGCGCAGGCCTGACGCGTAGGTGTGCGCGTCCTGCCACGGCTCCGCCTCCGGCTGACCGGTCTCCCACGCCCGCACGATCGGCGCGCACCCCGTCGCCTGCACGGAAATCATGCGCGGCCGCTCCGGGCCGATCCAGCCGAGCTGCTCCATCTCGTCGAACGCCTTCCACATACCGACCAGGCCGGTGCCGCCGCCGGTCGGGTAGATGATGACGTCCGGCAGCCGACCGACGAGCTGCTCGAACAGCTCGTAGCCCATCGTCTTCTTGCCCTCGACGCGGTATGGCTCCTTCAGTGTGGACAGGTCGAACCACCCGTGCGCGTCGACGCCCTCCGCCACGCGCGCACCCGCGTCCGTGATCAGACCGTCGATCAGCTGGAGGTCCGCGCCCAGTGCGCGTGTCTCCTCGATGATGACATGCGGCGTGTCCGCGGGGACCACCACGTGACACGGCAGCCCCGCCGCGGCCGCGTACGCCGCCGCGGCCGATCCCGCATTGCCCGCCGATGGCAGCGCCAGCTCCGTTGCGCCCAGTTCCCACGCCCGCGACACCGCGAGCGACAGACCCCGCGCCTTGAAGCTGCCCGTCGGGTTCTGCCCCTCGTCCTTCAGCCACAGCCGCTCCACACCGAGCCGCTCAGCCAGACGCGGCGCCGCCAGCAGTGGCGTCAGACCCTCGCCCAGCGTCACCCTGAACGCCGGGTCGCGTACGGGCAGCACGTCCGCGTAGCGCCAGAGCGATGGCTCACGCCCGCGCAGGTCGTCCGGCCGGAACGTGCGTGCGATCCGGTCCAGGTCGTAACGCGCGTACAGCGGCTTGCCGCAGCACGGCGACAGCCGCCACAGCCGCTCGGCGTCGTACTCCGCGCCGCAGCGGGTGCATTCCAGGTTCTTCAGGTTGTCCGATGCCATGGGGGCAAGATAGGCAGGCGACGGAGAAGCTGCACGGGGTGGCCCCCGCGTTCAGGTTCCCGTCAACCGTCTGCGCTCAGCCCACGTCCGTCATCCGCTTGCCCGGCCGGCCGTAGTGGTCCCCGCCGATGGGGAGCGCGCGCAGGTAGGCCGCGCGCAGCGCGGCGTCGTCCATGTGCTCGAGCGAGCCGGCCGGAACGACGAGCCGGCGCGGCGGCATGTTCACGTCGGCAGTCCGGAACTCCAGCACGTCCTCGTTGGACGCGGTGCCCGTGCCCGGCGAATTGACGACGGATCGCACCTCCCACGTGCAGCCGTCGGCGTCTATCGTTTTCCAGTTCATCGCAGCCTTCCGGTGTTCCAGTCAGAATGTGATCGTCCAGCGCAGCGTGAGTCCCGGCTGCAGGGATCGTTCCGTGCTCCGCGTCGCCTCGCGGTCCATGGAGCGGTGAGCGATATTGCGACCGACGGAGTAGCCGTAGGCCATGCCGACGAACGTGTCGGATGCCCAGTGTGCGTCGTCGAGGATGCGTGCGACGCCGACCCCGCCCGCGAGCGCCCACACTGCCGGCTCCGCGATGCCCAGATCGAAGCGGTGCGCAAAGAATGACGCGCAGCTCATGATGTTGGACGCGTGTCCGCCGGGAAACGACCGCCGGTCCCAGTCGCCGAACGCGAGCAGCTCGAACTGGAAAGGTCCGCTCTCCACGCCCGGCCGGTCGCGCCCGATCAGCAGCGCGACCAGGGTGCGCGTCACCGTGGTGGTGAGATTGGCGGTGGCACACCCGAGCCCCGCATTGCGCAGGTCGTGCGAATCGAACGCGTGCCCGGCACCGTAGAGTCCGGCGGAGAGCGGCAGCAGGAAGAACCAGGTCCGCCCCATGATTGCGATCGGCCCGCTCTCGTCGAACGGGCGCAGGATCTTTGCGGCCACGGGATCGCTGCTGATCCACTGATGCAGCGGCTCATCCAGCAGCAGCAGGCCGCCCGCAATGCCGCCGAGCGCCGCGACCGTGCGCATGTCGCCGGACGACGGGTGCGTGGGCGCACCCACGATGAAGCGCGCATCGCCCCAGAGGTCTTTCAGGTCGCCTCCGACCGACCGATCCTGGCCAGCGGCCGGCGCGCTGACAACCGTCCCGATCAGCACCCCGGAGCGCAGAAACCGGTGCATTCAGCCTCCTTTCCCGACGTGGCCCGTCACTCCGGGCAAAAAGTCGGCCCCGCGTGCCGGACCTCACGCCGCGCTGCATCGGCCGTCGCGCGGGATCACGCCCGGGGACCAGGGGCCGCGCGGGCAACCCTCCCGGCGCGATGGGGATCAGATACGTCGGACCTTCGAGGAAGCCGATGAACGAAGCGGACTGCATAAGGCGGGCACAGCAGGGTGATGCCGCCGCGATCCGGGACCTGTACAGGCGCTATGCGCCGCGGGTCCACGCGGTGGTGCGGCGGCTGGCGGGTGACGACGCGCTGGCGGAGGACTGGGCACAGGACGCGTGGATCCGTGCGTTCCGTGCACTGCCGACGTTCCGCGGCGATGCGCGGTTCTCGACGTGGCTGCATCGCATTGCGGTGAACAGCGCACTGCACGGCCGCCGCTGGCGCGACCGGCGCGTGAGCCACGAGGCGCCGCTCGATCAGGAGCGCGAGCGTTCGGGTCGCACCGATCATGTCGTGCTCCGGATCAGCCTGCAGCGCGCGCTGGACGAGCTGCCGGAAGGGATGAGGCAGATCATCGTGCTGCACGACGTCGAGGGATACACGCACGAAGAGATCGGCGCTCTGCTCGGCATCGCGGCCGGCACATCGAAGAGTCAGCTGTTCAAGGCACGTGCGCGGCTAAGGGGGTTGCTTCAGGCAGGCCAGCGCACGCTGATCGAGGAGGAAGCATGTCGCATCTGAATCTGGAAACGATTGCGCGGCTCGTCGAGGACGAGCCCGATACCACGGAAGCGGCGCACCTGTCCGCGTGCGCGAAATGCCGCACGCAGCTCGAGGCAATGACCGAGGACGTGCACGCTCTCGCGATGCTGCCCGACATGGCGGTCGTGCCCGACCAGTGGGCGGCGCTCGAGCGCCGGCTCACCGAAGAGGGCCTGATCCAGCGGCCGCACCGCCCGGGCAGCGCCTGGATGATGCAGGCCGCGGCGGCACTCCTGCTGCTGCTCGGCGGTGCACTGGCCGGCCGCATGACCGCGCCCGGCGCCGCACCCCGCACCGCCGCGGTCCCGACCGAAACACGCGATGCAGTGCAGCCCGGACTGGACGCGCCGCCGGCCGTGCTGGCGACGGACACCGAGGGCCAGCGAGCTGAGGATGCGACGCCCGCGCTGCGACCGGAAACGACACCGCGCAGTGTGACGCTCGCGTCGGATCAGGGCATGACGCTGCCGCAGAACGCGACGATGGACGAGGCGGCGGAGTACCTGCGCGGGGCGGAAGCCGCGTACCTGGAGGCGCTGACGCGCTATGCCGAGCTCGCGTCGCAGGCGCAGAGCGGCGACCCGATCGCACGGCTCGCCGCGCTCCAGAGCATCATCCTTACCACGCAGGCCGCACTCAATGAGACACCGACGGACCCCGTCATCAACGGGTACCACCTCACTGCTCTCGCGCAGCGTGACGCGACGCTCCGACAGGTCGCCCAGGCGTCCCGCGAACAGTGGTACTGATCGACATACGACGCACCGGAGAAGCACAATGAAAACGCATCGACTTCTGATCGCACTCTTCGCCGCCGCGACGCTGGCGCCGGCCGCTGCCACGGCGCAGGACCGACCGCTCGTCTACTCGGTCACAGTCAGCCGCGGCATGCTCGGGTTCTACTCCGAAGCGATCCCTGGCGCCGGACTGCACCAGCGCATCGTGGCGGACGTCGTGCCCGACTCGCCCGCCGACAAGGCCGGCCTCGAGAAGGGCGACACACTGCTCCGCATCAACGGACTGGCCGCATCGCCGCAGGTGATGAGCGCACCGTTCGAGCCGGGTGACACCGTGGTGCTCCGCATCCGGCGTGACGGCCGTGAGCGCGACATCACGGTCGTCGCCGCGGAACGGCCGAGCGAGTTCCGCATGGTATTCCCGGACTCGGTCGACGAGCGGTTCTCCATCTACATGGACCGCATGCGTGCGAACGTCGACTCGTTCAGCGCGGTCATGCCCCGCGTCCGCCTGCGGCAGTTCGACAGTGACAGCGGCACGATCATCATCCTGGGCACCGACACGATGCACATCGCGCGGCGCGGCGAGATGATCCGTGTCAGCCCCGACTCGCTGGTGCGCAGATTCGAGATGCGTGGACTGCCGCGCATGCTCACCGATTCCGCCGGCATCCACATCTTCACGCCGGGCGAAGGCCGCACGTTCTCGTTCGGCGGCGATTCGACCGTCGTGCGCGGCTTCGACCTCATGGCGACGAACGTGCTCATGGGTCTGCGCGCCGTCGCCGGTGCCGAGCTGGCCCCGCTCAATCCGTCGCTCGCCGAATACTTCGGCACGACGGACGGCGTGCTCGTGCTGAACGCGGCCGAGCGCACACCCGCGGAGCGCGCTGGACTGCGCGGCGGCGATGTCATCGTTCGCGTCGGCGACACGCCCGTCCGATCGATCCGCGACCTGCGCAGCGCCATCGAAGCCGCCGGTCGCAACGACCTGATCCTGCACGTGCTGCGTCACGGCCGGAACGTGGAAGTGACGCTCAGCCGCTGAGCCGTCGTGTCAGCCGCGTGGCCGGTCGGGAATCCTGGTGTTCAGGGCTGTAGTATGCGCAGCGCTGCAGCCTCTCCCGACCGGACGGCGCCTTCGACGCTCGGGGCGAGCATGTAGTCGCCGGCGAGCGCGGTGTTCGGCGGGAGCCACGCCGGGTCGAAACGCGAGAGGTGCGCGAGGTAGCCGGGCCTGAAGATCGTGTAGCCCTGCTCGAACCGGTATACGTGAGCGGAACGCACGTGCTTCGCGATACCGCTCACCGCACGCTCGAGCGTGCCCAGCACGGCATCGGCGGCGCTGTCATCATCGAGCGCCAGCAGTGATGGCGTCGCGGCGGGTGCAGGCAGTGCGACGAGTGCGTCCGCACCGGCCGGTACCAGGCCGGGCAGCTTGCGGCTCTGGATGCACAGCGCGACCACGCGGTTGCCGATCGCGTCACCGCGCGGGAATGACAGGCCGAAGTAGTCGCCGGGGAACGGCCGGTCCATGCTGAACGCGACCGTGATCGTGGGCGAGACGTGAACACCGGCCAGCCATACACCCAGCTCGCCACCCTCGACCAGTTGCGCCGCGACGGGCGCCGGCACGGCGATCACGGCTGCATCGTGATGCGCTTCGCCTGACGACGTCTCCAGTCGTACTCCATCGCGCGACGCGTACACGCGCATGACTTCCGTGGCCGAGGCATACGTTGCACCGGCGCTCTCCGCTGCGCTCAGCCACGCATCCGCCAGCGCACCGAATCCGCCCGCCGCGCCGTACACCGACACGTCCATGCCCTCGCGCGCGAGCGCGTGGTAGACGCCCGCGCTGGTCTGCTCCGGCTCCGCACCGTAGTACGCCGCCAGCAACGGATACGCGAGCAGCTCCACGAAGTCGGAGCCGAGCTCGCGGACACCCCACGCGCCGATCGACTCGCGGTCGTGCGCGACGCCGCCGCTGCCCGCCGGATCGTTCGCATCGAGCGTTCGCGCGCGCGTCGCCAGAAACGGCAGGTAGCGGCTCCCCATCTTCAGCTTCAGTGTCGCCGGCAGCGCCGATGACGCCACCATGCTCGCGACCGAGCCGTACGTGATCGCGTTCGCGCGGTTCTTCCGCCACAGCGCATCTCGCCCGGGCGAGCGCCGCAGCAGCTCCCGCACTCCGGCCCTCTCCGCCAGATCGAAGAACGCGGTGTGCGACGAGCTCACCAGTTGGACGCCGACATCCACACGCGCGCCGTCCAGCGTCTCTGTCTGCATCCGCCCGCCCGCACGAACACCGCGCTCGTAAATAGTCACGCGCCCGCCCGTCCGCGTCAGGCGCAGCGCCGCCGCCAGCCCCGCCGCGCCCGCACCGATGACCGCTACATCCCGTTCCGCGCCCATCCACTCCCCCCGCCGCTGTACCACGTTCATCACTGCACGACAGCTCCCAGCAAAAAGAGGCCCCCGCCTGCGCGAGGACCTCTTCCGGCCTGATGTACGTTGCGGACGGTCGTGCTACGCCGCCGGCCGACCGTACGGCAGCGCAGGCGTCGGCTGGACCCTGCCGCCCCAGATGAAGGCACTGATCGCCGGGCGCGGCGTCGGCCCGAACGTGCCATGAATCACAATGCCCGGCGGGTCGTCCGCCAGCGCGATGCCGTGCTGATCTATTGTGTCCATCCCTCACTCCTCCACTCGACGCGCCGGCCGGTATGGGCCCGCGACTGCACGCGTGCAAGGGCACGCGCCGTACCGCGCGAGCCCGGATTAGTTAAGAGATTATGGAGTAAGGAGTTAGGACGGTCAGCCGGCCGCCCGCAGATGGGCCAGCGTCTCTTTCAGAGGACGGTCATCCGTGTCATTACGACA
Encoded proteins:
- a CDS encoding aminopeptidase P N-terminal domain-containing protein; this encodes MVGPDPARDYGSRARTLLTNDVFAARRARVLDALDGAALILAAAPELFVGGDTDVRYVPAADLYYLTGYTEPQAVLLLCGSAEQAFTLFVRPRDAERELWTGARGGVEAAQERFGADAAYPLSDLQSRVPKLLENAERVYARLATGRPEVDDALRQALAQAGRSRPRTGRGVHTVTDPSVLLAPMRVRKDTTEIAAMRAAADITIRAFDDVARGLTSLGHEYEVEAGIEYGFRRRGAHGPAFPTIAAAGANATVLHYTSNEAALHAGDLLLVDAGARARMYCADITRTWPVAGKFTPEQRAAYDAVVAAHGAFIECIGPGRSLGDAEDAALRVLAQGMIDLHLLAGTIDDIMEKREYRRYFPHRISHWLGLEVHDTGSYAVGGQPIDLEEGMVLTVEPGLYIPAGDMSAPAALRGMGVRLEDDVLVTGDGADVLTGGLPLSADEVEAQLGG
- a CDS encoding NifU N-terminal domain-containing protein; translated protein: MTVSFQATPNPNAGKFTVGRKTVEGNTSRSFYNAQQAAADPVAAALFNLDGVTNVFMVEDFVTVTKQPDVDWSDLIPRVTTALERVLS
- a CDS encoding TraR/DksA C4-type zinc finger protein, coding for MKEAQRKHLEQRLLEERARTERALQRSDETTRTATEEDGDLTSYTQHPADEGTDTMEQEKALLMLSAEGQRLQQIDEALRRLYKEPDQFGKCIECGNEISMERLELIPWTTLCRDHQAESEGGS
- a CDS encoding threonine synthase; protein product: MASDNLKNLECTRCGAEYDAERLWRLSPCCGKPLYARYDLDRIARTFRPDDLRGREPSLWRYADVLPVRDPAFRVTLGEGLTPLLAAPRLAERLGVERLWLKDEGQNPTGSFKARGLSLAVSRAWELGATELALPSAGNAGSAAAAYAAAAGLPCHVVVPADTPHVIIEETRALGADLQLIDGLITDAGARVAEGVDAHGWFDLSTLKEPYRVEGKKTMGYELFEQLVGRLPDVIIYPTGGGTGLVGMWKAFDEMEQLGWIGPERPRMISVQATGCAPIVRAWETGQPEAEPWQDAHTYASGLRVPRAVGDFLMLDAIRASDGAAIAIDDEEMREAVRTIGAATGVFAAPEGGAAAAAVPHLIRLGLLSPDEEIVLFITGSGLKYVA
- a CDS encoding phosphatase PAP2 family protein; its protein translation is MHRFLRSGVLIGTVVSAPAAGQDRSVGGDLKDLWGDARFIVGAPTHPSSGDMRTVAALGGIAGGLLLLDEPLHQWISSDPVAAKILRPFDESGPIAIMGRTWFFLLPLSAGLYGAGHAFDSHDLRNAGLGCATANLTTTVTRTLVALLIGRDRPGVESGPFQFELLAFGDWDRRSFPGGHASNIMSCASFFAHRFDLGIAEPAVWALAGGVGVARILDDAHWASDTFVGMAYGYSVGRNIAHRSMDREATRSTERSLQPGLTLRWTITF
- a CDS encoding sigma-70 family RNA polymerase sigma factor: MNEADCIRRAQQGDAAAIRDLYRRYAPRVHAVVRRLAGDDALAEDWAQDAWIRAFRALPTFRGDARFSTWLHRIAVNSALHGRRWRDRRVSHEAPLDQERERSGRTDHVVLRISLQRALDELPEGMRQIIVLHDVEGYTHEEIGALLGIAAGTSKSQLFKARARLRGLLQAGQRTLIEEEACRI
- a CDS encoding PDZ domain-containing protein, producing MKTHRLLIALFAAATLAPAAATAQDRPLVYSVTVSRGMLGFYSEAIPGAGLHQRIVADVVPDSPADKAGLEKGDTLLRINGLAASPQVMSAPFEPGDTVVLRIRRDGRERDITVVAAERPSEFRMVFPDSVDERFSIYMDRMRANVDSFSAVMPRVRLRQFDSDSGTIIILGTDTMHIARRGEMIRVSPDSLVRRFEMRGLPRMLTDSAGIHIFTPGEGRTFSFGGDSTVVRGFDLMATNVLMGLRAVAGAELAPLNPSLAEYFGTTDGVLVLNAAERTPAERAGLRGGDVIVRVGDTPVRSIRDLRSAIEAAGRNDLILHVLRHGRNVEVTLSR
- a CDS encoding FAD-dependent oxidoreductase translates to MNVVQRRGEWMGAERDVAVIGAGAAGLAAALRLTRTGGRVTIYERGVRAGGRMQTETLDGARVDVGVQLVSSSHTAFFDLAERAGVRELLRRSPGRDALWRKNRANAITYGSVASMVASSALPATLKLKMGSRYLPFLATRARTLDANDPAGSGGVAHDRESIGAWGVRELGSDFVELLAYPLLAAYYGAEPEQTSAGVYHALAREGMDVSVYGAAGGFGALADAWLSAAESAGATYASATEVMRVYASRDGVRLETSSGEAHHDAAVIAVPAPVAAQLVEGGELGVWLAGVHVSPTITVAFSMDRPFPGDYFGLSFPRGDAIGNRVVALCIQSRKLPGLVPAGADALVALPAPAATPSLLALDDDSAADAVLGTLERAVSGIAKHVRSAHVYRFEQGYTIFRPGYLAHLSRFDPAWLPPNTALAGDYMLAPSVEGAVRSGEAAALRILQP